The following proteins come from a genomic window of Alnus glutinosa chromosome 10, dhAlnGlut1.1, whole genome shotgun sequence:
- the LOC133880645 gene encoding malate dehydrogenase-like, which produces MDLVDFEKMVHSELLQKVLVLLFSIAFFWKLIRHMWSFLNIEKDPVRVLVTGAAGQIGYAIVPMIARGIMLGPDQPVILHLLGIEPKAEALNAVKMELVDAAFPLLKGVIATTDVVAACKGVNVAVMAGGFPREEGMERKDVMSKNVSIYKAQAPALEKHAAEDCKVLVVANPANTNALILKEFAPSIPEKNITCLTRLDHNRALGQISERLSVHVSDVKNVIIWGNHSSTQYPDVNHATVTISGKEKPVREHVADDHWLNAEFITTVQQRGAAIIKARKQSSALSAASAACDHIRDWVLGTPKGTWVSMGVYSDGSYGIQPGLIYSFPVTCEKGQWSIVQGLKIDEFSRAKMDATAKELMDEKSLAINSCLD; this is translated from the exons ATGGATCTGGTTGATTTTGAGAAAATGGTGCATTCTGAATTGCTTCAGAAGGTCCTTGTTCTGTTGTTTTCTATAGCTTTCTTTTGGAAGCTTATTAGACACATGTGGAGCTTCCTAAACATAGAGAAGGATCCAGTAAGAGTACTGGTCACTGGAGCTGCAG GGCAGATAGGCTATGCAATTGTTCCAATGATTGCAAGGGGCATCATGTTAGGCCCTGATCAGCCTGTGATTCTGCACTTGCTTGGTATTGAACCTAAGGCAGAAGCCTTGAATGCGGTGAAAATGGAATTGGTTGATGCTGCCTTTCCTCTTCTGAAAG GTGTGATTGCTACCACAGATGTTGTTGCAGCTTGTAAAGGTGTCAATGTTGCTGTTATGGCCGGCGGATTCCCTAGGGAGGAAGGTATGGAAAGGAAGGATGTAATGTCTAAAAATGTGTCAATTTACAAGGCCCAAGCTCCAGCCTTAGAGAAGCATGCTGCTGAAGATTGCAAG GTGCTAGTTGTTGCCAACCCAGCAAACACCAATGCACTGATTTTGAAAGAGTTTGCCCCTTCAATCCCAGAGAAGAACATCACTTGTCTTACACGACTTGATCATAACAGAGCATTAGGCCAAATCTCTGAGAGGCTAAGTGTTCATGTTAGTGATGTCAAGAACGTAATCATCTGGGGCAATCACTCATCAACTCAATATCCAGACGTCAACCATGCAACTGTCACCATCAGTGGTAAAGAGAAACCTGTTAGAGAACATGTTGCTGATGATCATTG GTTAAATGCCGAGTTCATCACCACTGTGCAGCAGCGTGGGGCAGCCATTATCAAAGCTCGGAAACAATCGAGTGCATTGTCTGCTGCAAGTGCTGCTTGTGATCATATACGTGATTGGGTTCTTGGGACTCCAAAG GGAACATGGGTTTCCATGGGAGTCTATTCTGATGGGTCTTATGGCATCCAGCCTGGCCTTATCTACTCTTTTCCTGTTACATGTGAGAAAGGACAATGGTCAATCGTCCAGG GGCTGAAAATCGACGAGTTCTCAAGGGCGAAGATGGATGCAACAGCAAAAGAACTCATGGACGAGAAATCGTTGGCCATTAATTCATGCCTCGATTGA
- the LOC133879130 gene encoding protein FAR-RED IMPAIRED RESPONSE 1-like codes for MTTTKRSESINSFFDGYVHSSTSLKEFTDQYDNALRKRVESENVVDFNYFNSTIQCVSRFSFEKQFQELYTHNKFKEVQEEIRELMYCDCSLLKSECGICAYKVIERVQINSSYMKKLCFTVYYSEPSCEVNCSCCLFESRGILCRHVISVLSKLDDVLLLPEKYFLKRWRKDLKQPYKLIKSSYDPLSGNPSAYQYAELCKYMCALAAIAAPNVDHYTELKNDIDVLTKKFSDLSCVPSPPFQLLPSASTTGSLAIDCTAVEIRSPHVARTKGKRVSNRTMSAVEKAVVKKAGGNKKKQSDTNPNQQVKKRKRYSLYLSYFWFYVYA; via the coding sequence ATGACTACCACAAAAAGGAGTGAAagtataaattcattttttgatggttatgtgcacTCGTCAACCTCTTTGAAGGAATTTACAGATCAATACGATAACGCTTTGCGAAAGAGGGTTGAGAGTGAGAATGTtgttgatttcaattattttaattccaCGATTCAGTGTGTGAGCAGATTTTCCTTTGAGAAGCAATTTCAAGAACTTTACACGCATAACAAGTTTAAAGAAGTTCAGGAAGAGATAAGGGAGTTGATGTATTGTGATTGCTCTCTTCTAAAAAGTGAATGTGGAATTTGTGCATATAAAGTGATTGAACGGGTACAAATTAATAGCTCCTACATGAAGAAATTATGCTTTACCGTTTACTATAGTGAACCTTCATGTGAAGTGAATTGCAgttgttgtttgtttgaatCAAGAGGAATTTTGTGCAGGCATGTCATATCTGTACTTAGCAAACTTGATGATGTTTTGTTGTtgccagaaaaatattttttaaaacgatGGAGGAAGGATTTGAAGCAGCCATATAAGTTAATCAAAAGTAGTTATGATCCTTTGAGTGGCAACCCTAGTGCATATCAATATGCTGAATTGTGCAAATATATGTGTGCGTTAGCTGCAATCGCAGCACCAAACGTGGACCATTACACGGAATTGAAGAATGATATTGATGTGCTAACTAAGAAATTTAGTGATCTAAGTTGTGTACCAAGTCCACCTTTCCAATTACTCCCAAGTGCATCTACAACCGGTAGTTTGGCCATTGATTGTACGGCGGTGGAGATTCGTAGTCCTCACGTGGCTCGAACTAAAGGGAAGCGAGTATCAAATAGGACGATGTCTGCAGTTGAAAAAGCGGTTGTCAAAAAGGCAGGAGGAAACAAGAAGAAACAGAGTGACACAAATCCCAATCAACaggtgaaaaaaagaaagaggtatTCATTGTACTTGAGCTATTTTTGGTTTTATGTCTATGCATAG
- the LOC133879131 gene encoding uncharacterized protein LOC133879131 produces MGLQKQAPNEALLQTHITNSLLWAEREPSFECDKAFIPSAAECVSFAALQPITGSTQSELLKLQRQKLRAMVLKDTLQGLEHSLEIVKENISMVAAKLAIQSLV; encoded by the exons ATGGGTTTGCAAAAACAG GCTCCCAATGAAGCATTGTTGCAGACTCATATTACAAACTCTTTGTTGTGGGCTGAAAGGGAACCATCATTTGAGTGTGATAAAGCTTTCATTCCATCCGCAGCTGAGTGTGTATCCTTTGCAGCGCTCCAACCTATTACAG GATCTACTCAATCAGAACTGCTGAAGTTGCAACGACAGAAGCTAAGGGCCATGGTTCTTAAAGACACGCTTCAAGGGCTTGAACATTCCCTGGAAATAGTTAAGGAGAACATTTCCATGGTTGCAGCCAAGCTCGCTATACAATCATTAGTATAA